The nucleotide sequence TATCGGGTAAAGATACACCACTGCATGGTTGAGGCATCAGACTTGATCCTCCACCAGACAGCAAGCAAATTATGAAATCATTCTCTTTGGCTTGACTAGCCAAATCCAGCATGCGGCTTGCGCCTTTCACGCCCGAAGTATCGGGTATAGGGTGGCTAGCGTGCTGAAGTTTTACCTTCCGGGTCTTGTATAGAGGACCACCATAAGGCACATTTATGATCCCATCAGTTATCCGATCTCCTAAAAGTTCTTCCAAAGCTTCAGCCATATACCCGCTGGCTTTGCCTCCACCTACAACAAAGATGTTTCTGTACTCATTCAAGTTGAAAGAAAAGTTTCGAATTTTCAGTATATCTCTCTCCACCTTGACTTGAGACTTGATTATGACTTTAGGGTCTGCAGCTTCTAGGGCTGCGTTGAGAGCGTCTAAGGCTAGTTCCCGGGCCTTTCGATCAAGGCTTGACCTCGCATTTTTTAACAGCTCTTCGGCATTTCTTATAGTAACCATATCTATCTCACGCACGACGGCGATTCTTTTGTCAACCTCATTAATTATTGGCCGTAAGCGTAATAAGTTTGCGAGCATAACAAGAACCCTAAAAATACATAGAAGTGATAAGAACTTGTCAAAACCAAAGGTTTTCGTTACTCGTGAGATGCCAGAGCGAGGACTGCATGTTATTGAGGAAAGGTTTGACACTGAGGTTTGGCGAGAATATGCTCCTCCGCCTAAGAAGATCATAATTAAGAAGGCAGTGGAAGTTGATGCCCTAGCAACACTCTTGTCAGACGAGATGGATGCAGAAGTTTTCGATGTCGCGTCTAACCTCAAGATTGTTGCTCAAATGGCTGTTGGATTTGATAACATCAAGGTCAAGGAAGCGACAAAACGAGGAATCTATGTGACCAACACACCCGGCGTACTCACTGAAACCACTGCCGATTTCGCTTGGACACTCTTGATGGCGGTAGCCAGGAGAGTCGTTGAGGCTGACACATACGTTCGTTCTGGAAACTGGAAAGTTGGATGGCACCCAATGATGATACAGGGAAGAGACGTGTACGGGGCTACGATAGGCATAGTTGGTCTCGGAAGGATAGGCTGCGCAATAGCGAAAAGAGCTAAGGGCTTCGACATGAAAGCCCTCTATTACGATATCATAAGAAGACCCGACTTCGAGAAGGAGTACAACATGCAATTCACTGACATCGACTTGCTCTTTCAAAAAGCTGATTTCATAACCATTAACGCGCCTCTAACCAAAGAGACATACCATTTAGTTGATGAGAAGAAACTAAAGATGATGAAAAAGACGGCATACCTAATAAACAATGCGCGCGGTCCAATAGTCGACGAGAAAGCCCTATTCAAGGCCCTAAAGGAAGGTTGGATTGCAGGAGCTGGACTTGATGTTTTTGAACAAGAGCCAACACCGATGCAGAATCCCTTGCTGAAGTTTAACAATGTGGTTGTGGCACCTCATATCTCGAGTGCGAGTTATGAGACGCGTTCAAGAATGGCAGAAATGGTCGCCGAAAACCTGGTTGCATTCTTTGAAGGAAAGACTCCACCAAATCTGGTAAATCCAGAAGTTGCGAAGACAGAGAAAAAAGGTTGATAGATGTCGCGCACATCAACTATTGCAAAGATTTAGTTTCCCATGGTAAATGACGTGAGCGACGGACATGCTTTCATCTGCAATAGAACTATAAGACACTTAATGTAGAAATTAGTTAGTTTCTTTGCCAATGAAAAGTTCAACTATATCAGAGGCAATCTTGATTAACTCTTCGACTTGCTGTATTACAGATTCATAACCCGGTTCAGCGATCTGTGCCACTTGTTGTACCGTTCGTTCAATTTCAACAAGGCACCTTAAGATGGGATCTTCTATGAGCTGTTCTCTGTGCATTGCCTCACGAACAATTGTTTCTATGAATGCGGGTTCTCCAAGGCTGTAGTAAATAGCCATCTGAGCCTTCCGCACTGCTTCTAAGATTAGACTTGACGCCATGTACGGCGTCTTCTGTGCAGCTGTGAATTCTGCTTTGGCTTCTCTGAGATACCGCGAAGCCCATCCTGTTTGATAGTTATTTATCATTGACATATCTTGGGTGCCTCATCTTTTCAATGTGCTTTATGCAATAAATGGAACAAGATATAAAGCCTATTCTGCCTCCTCGTTTGATTGAGAAGTTTGGGCAACTTGCGTGGCTAGTATC is from Candidatus Bathyarchaeota archaeon and encodes:
- the gyaR gene encoding glyoxylate reductase, which encodes MSKPKVFVTREMPERGLHVIEERFDTEVWREYAPPPKKIIIKKAVEVDALATLLSDEMDAEVFDVASNLKIVAQMAVGFDNIKVKEATKRGIYVTNTPGVLTETTADFAWTLLMAVARRVVEADTYVRSGNWKVGWHPMMIQGRDVYGATIGIVGLGRIGCAIAKRAKGFDMKALYYDIIRRPDFEKEYNMQFTDIDLLFQKADFITINAPLTKETYHLVDEKKLKMMKKTAYLINNARGPIVDEKALFKALKEGWIAGAGLDVFEQEPTPMQNPLLKFNNVVVAPHISSASYETRSRMAEMVAENLVAFFEGKTPPNLVNPEVAKTEKKG
- a CDS encoding glycerate-2-kinase family protein, giving the protein MLANLLRLRPIINEVDKRIAVVREIDMVTIRNAEELLKNARSSLDRKARELALDALNAALEAADPKVIIKSQVKVERDILKIRNFSFNLNEYRNIFVVGGGKASGYMAEALEELLGDRITDGIINVPYGGPLYKTRKVKLQHASHPIPDTSGVKGASRMLDLASQAKENDFIICLLSGGGSSLMPQPCSGVSLPD